GAGCAGCCTCGGCAGCACCTGCTCGCGCACGGCGGCGAGCACGGCCTCGCGGCGGTAGGGGGAGAGAAGCGCCCGCGCACGCTCGGCATAGGAAGCCCGCGCGGCGTCGTCGAGCGCGAGGCCCGCGCGCAGGGCGCCGGCCAGCGCCGCAGCCGAGCCATCAGCGGCCACGAGCTCGGAGGCGAGCTCGTGCGCGAGCGGCAGCGCCTCGTAGGGCCCGGGCGAGGGCACGGTCACGAGCGGTGTGCCGGAGGCGAGTGCCTCGAGCTGCGCGAGCCCGTGGTCCTCGCGCCGGGAGGCATTCACGAACATGCGAGCACGGGCCACGAGCCCGAGCCATTCGCCGCGCCCAAGCGCGCCCAGCCATTCCACGCCGCCGGGCTCGGGCACTCCGTTGCGCTTCAGCCAGGCAAGGCCCTTGTGGCGATCGCAGCCGCCCACCAGCAGCCGCGCGCCGTCCGGCACGGTGCGGCCCCAGGCGTCGCAGAGCACATCCAGGCCGCGCTTCCACGGCCAGCCGGCATAGGCCACGGCGTCCAGGTCGCGGACGGCCGCGCCCGCTGCCGCCTCCACCGGCACGGGCAGCGTCACCACGTCGGGCCCCTGCACGGGGATCGCCTCGGCGGCCGCCCGGCCCCACGGCAGCAGCAGCCGCGCCTCGCTCATCACCCGCTGCTCCCGCCGGCGCTGCCACGCCCCGCCGATTCCGGGCCGGTTGAGGGCGGCGGGAGCATCGAAGCGCACGGCGTAGGCGCCCGGCATCGGCCGGGCCAGCAGCGCGGCGGTAACGGTGGAGAAGATCACTGCCCCTGCCTGCACCCCGCGGGCCGCCCTCGCGGCGGCCCGCGCCTCCACCAGGTCGGTGACGGCCGCGTGCCGGCGCAGCGCCCCCGCCGCGCCGATCCGCGCAGCTCGCAGCTCGCAGCTCGCGCCCGCCTCGCGCAGCAGCTCCGCGAGCGTGACGTCGGCGTGGCGCAGCCCGGGCGTGGTGCCCAGCGAGATCAGGGCGATGTCGGGCCGGGGCATGCGGCGCAGGCTAACCTCCGGCCGTGCCGCCCCCTGTCGTCTCCGTCGTCGTCCCCACCTCCAACCGCGCCTCCTACCTGGAGGTCGCGCTCGCCTCGATCGCGCGCCAGGACACCGACCACGAGGTGATCGTGGTGGACGACGGCTCGTCCGACCGCACACCCCAGGTGGTGGCCGCGGCCGGCGTGCGCTGCATCCGCCATGACCCGCCCCGCGGCGCCAACGCGGCCCGCAACGCCGGCATGGAAGCTGCCGCAGCCGACCTCGTGGCGCTCGTGGACGACGACGTCGAGGCGCCCCCCGGCTGGCTGCGCGCCCTGGCCGACGGCGCGCAGCGCCACCCGGGCGCCGAGGCCTTCGGCGGCCCCATCCGCGCCCGGCTCGAGGGCCCCGCCCCGCGCGCCTGCGGGCGCGAGCTGCCCCCGATCACCACGCTCGACCTCGGCCCCGCCGACCGCGAGGCCGAGCTCGTGTGGAGCGCGAACATGCTCGTGCGCCGGAGCGCGATCGAGCGCGTGGGCGGCTTCGACGAGACCTTGCCCACGGGCGGCGACGAGGAGGAGTGGCTGCGGCGCCTGCGCGCGGCGGGCGGAAGCGTGGTGTACGTCGCCGCCGCGGGTCTGGACCACCGCCGGACGGGCGACGACGCGCGCCTGCGCTCGCTCATGCGCGGCGCCTACCGGCGCGGCCGCAACCTGCGCGCCTACGACCGCCGCCGCGGCGCCGCGCCCAGCCTGGGCCGCGAGCTGCGGGTGCTGGCCGGCTGCGGCTGGCACGCGCTGCGGCGCGCCTGCCCGCAGGGGCTGGTGATGGGCGCGCACTCCGCCGGCCGGGCGATCGAGGCGGTGCACCCGCGGTGAGCGGCCTGCCCGCGCCCGAGACCTTCCTCTCGGGCGAGACCGGCCATGTGGGCGGGCTCCGCCGCACAGCGCTCCGGCGCGGCGCCGACGCGCTCCTCGACATCCGCCTGGCGGCGGCGCGCCCCCCCCACCACCCCCACGCGGCGGCCGCCCCCCCCCCCCCCCCCCCCCCCGCCCCCCCCCCCCCTCGACCGCCTGGCGGCGGACGCGCCCCGGCGCTCCGTGCTCGCCGCGTGCGTGCACCGGCCGGGCGCCCAGCCCCCGCCGCTCACGTCCGAGCGCCACGACCTGCGCATGGTCACGGGCTCCACGGCCGAGCTCACGGGCGGCAAGTTCGAGAACGTCGGCACGCTGCTGGGAGACTCTCCGGACGCCGACTGGACGCTCGTGGTGGACGACGACGTGGAGCTGCCGGGGCACTTCCTCGACCGCTTCCTGGGCGTCTGCGAGCACCTGGGCCTGGCCCTCGCCCAGCCCGCCCAGACGCTGGCCAGCCACGCGGC
The sequence above is drawn from the Thermoleophilaceae bacterium genome and encodes:
- a CDS encoding glycosyltransferase, yielding MPRPDIALISLGTTPGLRHADVTLAELLREAGASCELRAARIGAAGALRRHAAVTDLVEARAAARAARGVQAGAVIFSTVTAALLARPMPGAYAVRFDAPAALNRPGIGGAWQRRREQRVMSEARLLLPWGRAAAEAIPVQGPDVVTLPVPVEAAAGAAVRDLDAVAYAGWPWKRGLDVLCDAWGRTVPDGARLLVGGCDRHKGLAWLKRNGVPEPGGVEWLGALGRGEWLGLVARARMFVNASRREDHGLAQLEALASGTPLVTVPSPGPYEALPLAHELASELVAADGSAAALAGALRAGLALDDAARASYAERARALLSPYRREAVLAAVREQVLPRLLT
- a CDS encoding glycosyltransferase family 2 protein — its product is MPPPVVSVVVPTSNRASYLEVALASIARQDTDHEVIVVDDGSSDRTPQVVAAAGVRCIRHDPPRGANAARNAGMEAAAADLVALVDDDVEAPPGWLRALADGAQRHPGAEAFGGPIRARLEGPAPRACGRELPPITTLDLGPADREAELVWSANMLVRRSAIERVGGFDETLPTGGDEEEWLRRLRAAGGSVVYVAAAGLDHRRTGDDARLRSLMRGAYRRGRNLRAYDRRRGAAPSLGRELRVLAGCGWHALRRACPQGLVMGAHSAGRAIEAVHPR